A portion of the Celeribacter baekdonensis genome contains these proteins:
- a CDS encoding PAS domain-containing protein, with amino-acid sequence MANQLKKHEPADVAVSVLTETLPKEAQDTRFGAVLAAIQEHMIYSETDARGRITRVNSAFCALSGFDEDELIGSFHNVVNSGTHDPAFWSTFWKTIRSGQAWHGEICNRTKNGSFYWVDSVILPLRGLDGQIDRFVSIRTDITDKKRAENALSRMGRVVEHSANEVFVFDAESLKFMLVNRGARDNLGYEAAELLHLTPVDIKPELDEATFRNMIAPLICGEVDMLSFQTIHQRKDGSQYPCDIDLHYAGTEKPPIFLAFVQDISQRRKDAPPGPIRSADGAGQPRALAATSGKGLSVSRQAAAPVLSRPQPIQTDQ; translated from the coding sequence ATGGCCAATCAACTCAAAAAGCATGAACCGGCCGACGTTGCTGTGAGCGTTTTGACGGAGACCTTGCCGAAGGAGGCGCAGGATACAAGGTTTGGCGCGGTGCTCGCGGCGATCCAAGAGCACATGATTTACAGCGAAACCGATGCACGAGGCCGGATCACGCGTGTCAATTCTGCTTTCTGCGCGTTGAGCGGCTTTGATGAAGATGAGTTGATCGGTTCTTTTCATAATGTCGTGAATTCGGGCACACACGATCCGGCATTCTGGAGCACGTTCTGGAAAACCATCCGCAGCGGACAGGCCTGGCACGGCGAGATTTGCAATCGCACCAAAAACGGCTCTTTCTATTGGGTCGATAGCGTCATCCTGCCGCTGCGCGGCCTTGACGGACAAATCGACCGCTTTGTCTCTATCCGCACCGACATTACCGATAAAAAACGCGCGGAAAACGCGCTATCTCGTATGGGGCGTGTGGTGGAACATTCTGCCAATGAGGTGTTCGTCTTCGACGCCGAAAGCCTGAAATTTATGTTGGTTAATCGTGGAGCGCGCGACAACCTTGGCTATGAAGCCGCCGAACTGTTGCACCTTACCCCGGTAGATATCAAACCCGAACTTGATGAAGCCACCTTCCGGAACATGATCGCTCCGCTGATTTGCGGCGAGGTGGACATGCTATCGTTTCAGACCATTCACCAACGCAAAGATGGCAGCCAATACCCGTGCGACATCGACCTCCACTATGCGGGCACCGAAAAACCGCCAATTTTCCTCGCGTTTGTGCAGGATATCAGCCAACGAAGAAAAGATGCGCCGCCTGGCCCTATTCGATCCGCTGACGGGGCTGGCCAACCGCGCGCACTTGCAGCAACATCTGGCAAAGGCCTTTCAGTATCCCGACAGGCGGCTGCACCTGTTCTATCTCGACCTCAACCGATTCAAACAGATCAATGA